In Tachysurus fulvidraco isolate hzauxx_2018 chromosome 9, HZAU_PFXX_2.0, whole genome shotgun sequence, the sequence TTCCAactaaaacaatatataaaatcagcaatGTAAAGCAGAGACccaaaaaatctaacaaacacaaaactatacTCATAATGAATGTTGCTAATATTGATGAACACATTTTGGATTGAGTAATATTTATCACATTCTAATTTAAGACTTACTCTTTGTTTTAAGCCATTATGCTTTAGGAGCACACAAATGTATTAGctagacatttaaaaagtcataCAGTATCTGTTAAATTCATCTGCAAAATATGTaaggtgtaataaaaaataattagatgcaaaaaaaactgtaaaaatagaCTGCAGGAATAATCAAAATGattcatataattttatatggTGTGCCTTTAAATGCAATGTCTGTGAAAGGCTGTTAGAGATGTGCATCAGCTCACTCAAACGTCTATATCTTCAAGAAACTAAGGATCATTTGTTCCAGCTGTTCCCTGTTGAAGAGCCCGAGCAGAGAAAGTGTACAGGAAGGGGTTCACACAACTGTTAAGAAAAGCCAGAGCTCTAGTAACATTTTCTCTAGATACTGCAGATCTTAACAGACTGTCATTCTCAGTGAATGTAGCAAAGATGATCAAAATGTCAGAGATTTGATTCGGGATccaaaaaatgaagaaacacaCCACAATTCTGGTCACCACCTTGGTCAATGAGTTACTGCTAAAGAAAGCTGAGTTATTAACTCCTCTGTAAAGGTGAAAGTAGAAATAAGATACAATGGTGAATGAAGCCACCAGTATTATAATCTCCCAGATTAACGTAAGCACTCTTTCAGCCTTATTCTGATATCTTAGCGTGCACTGAAATCGTCCTCCTGTGTCCAAACTTAGATCTCTTAATACGGGAGCATAGCATGAAAAAACTGCACTTAACATCCACATCCCACTCAAAAGGATCTTCTTTCCGTTTCTGCCAAGCTTCTTCCATTTCTCAGGATGCAGTACTTGGATGTATCGCTGCATGCTCATCAACACCACACATAGTACGCTGCAGTAGAAGCTTAAGTACAACATGTAAGAGAGAAGCTTACACAAGACCAAGCTAAACACCCATTCATGCAGAAGAGCCCAAATCCAAAGCGGCAGAGAAATTAGAGTGAGTAGATCTGATATGGCCAGGCTTAGCATCAGTCTCGGGGTGAAACTGCCTCTCTTCAGCCATCCAGACAGACGCACCATTACAGCAATATTACCAGGGACTCCCAGTATGAAGCAAACTGCCAGCACACCACTTGCAATCAGGTTCTCAGTTGCAACAGGAGCGGTGAGCGAGCTGTTGGTTGAATTGAGGTGCTGCATTTTTAGAGcttttgtgtaactgtgtgtaggctctaaataataaaaaagcagaaGTATAGGACATGTGGTTTCTTacatagacaaaaaaaaataaattgatgtTGAAAGATACCAGTGGACACCAGGAAGTTCTGACAAAAAATGTTCAGCAATATATTTTGCAGAATTTAAAAGATCTCTGTATTTTTCACAAATTTGTCTTCCCTCATTTCCTCTAGAGAATTTGAAGTTAATATTAAATCATCATGGAGTGCCCATCTTCCAGATCATCAAAAGCCACACTGGCATCCACCAGACTCAAAGACAGGCCCTCGAAGAGCTAAAGTTTGTGCAAGAGCACATTTCCATGCCCCTTCTTCAGACACAAACTGAAGCCCAAATTGATAGGTGCTTTGGAGGGCCAGACAGCTGGTACTCTAGCAGCATTCATGGTAGTCTTTGATGGGACTTTCAGGCTGTCAAAGATGGGGCTCCTTGATGAACCAAAGACATTGGTTGATCACTTTGAGCATACTGCAGCAGCATTGGGCTTTCCAGAGTCCAAGTGCATGGTCCAGTTACTATCACTGCTGTCAGTGAAGCCAAGGTTGCAGCCCAACAAATCCCAATTTTGAACTTGCTGGAGTACCCAGTCCTGGAGTGTGACATCCTGCAACTCTTCGACTGCATCAGTGGTTCAGTGTGTTGAACCTCCATGAGATTGAATCACCCAGCAGCTCTTGGACACCTGTTGATGGTTGATGGAATATGTGTGTGGCATCAAAGACATAGTCATACTAGATGTGATGTTCAATGGGTGCTTGTGTTGCAGGGAACCTGAGCATTTCCAGGACCAGTGCAACATAATGAAGTTGGGGGTATTGGTCCAGGTTCCCAATGCACTACAGGCTTCCTCGATCAAGTTGGGACACATTACTTGCATTTGGGGTAAAACTGGATAAAATATGCATTAGTGCATTTCATGATTCAATTTCAGGGTTGTCCTTGCATCACCTTTCCACTGATTTTGTGGAGAAAATTACCTACATTTTAGAAATTGTCAAGATGAATATGCAAGGATATGTCCTGAAAACACATACTATGTCATAGGATGTTCACAGTATTTGATGTAGAGATGTTCCCTAGGCCATTGACATCAGCACACTGTCAGGAAGGCATGGTGGTTGTGGATGGCCCTGCCCCAATCCTTTTGTCAGGCACAGAAGATATACCAAATCGGACACCTTCAACCGTAAATGGAGGTGATCCTGTGGCTATGGCGGCAATCGTTCCAGAGAAGGAGCAGCTGGAACCAGAGTTGTATCTACAATGTGTGGCTCAAGCCACCCCAGTGCCCTGTAGGGACCCTTTATCACAGCCCCAAATCACCAAGTTGCAAGtgaatatgccgcagcgcccaaaatgtatctgtccgcaccgctctCTTTATgtaaccgggcaggaatcaagcgcatctcccctggagttcttagtcgagactgacacttatcagccaatcaaaaaaaagaggctacacaatagccaatcagaaaatagcactattgtacaCAACCAAAAACAATGAAACcaccaataaaaaaacatatcctggaattgttcaccatcatcctcattcacccacagagaaaaccagtGGATCTGAGAGCATAACtctgagcacagagtaagtcatgatctcctgttttaatgttacaacaaattcacaacttgtttgacacaaacatatttaaaatatgtcactcttgcctgccttcaaaacttgagaaccCTGGTTAAGTGAAGTGAGGTTTGATGTCTTTTTTTACTGCAGAAATCATAAACcacaaaatggtttcaaaatttttaaaacaattttgcCTAATTGatgaaaaagataataaaaacaacCAATACAATGTAAATTTGAATGACTATAATATGACTTACACAGATAATCAGATGACTAACTTAActtgtcatttatttaatgaCTTATGACTATTAAGTGAATTATTTCTATTGTATAAGTACTTTTTCTTGAGTCAAAGAGTTTTGTACACTATCCACCACTTGTATTCATATTCTTTAGGTAATATAAGAGTAATGGGCTCATCTAATaataaatggtgatatcaataTAAGACCATAATGAGTTATATCTAATTATTTTCCCATGCTGTTCTGTGAATATATTAGAGAAGGCATAGAtaacagaaacaaagaaatgaagaaacagTTGTTTCTCATTCATACTGGGACATTaacattatgtttttatttagaatcaTGTAGACATTTACAATAACAGCATATTAAGCAGTTAACAGGAAAACAATTTAGATACAGGAACTAGGTTATGATGTACAAAAGTCATGGTGCACAAAACGTACAGGAAATCTCTTTTTTTCCGGTGTGATAAAGGGCAGAGATAGAGGATGCAACTTGCATGAGTTGGCACtcaaaatgtttattgttaaagtTGAGTGagaatataaaaattcattttaaaatgcaaaatgtcAATGGCTGTCATTAAACCCATAAAATCTAACATCATGAAGGAACTAAGTATTATCCATTCCATGTTGGTGTTGACGTAGAGCCCGAGCAGAGAAAACATACAAAAAGGGGTTCACACAACTGTTAATTAAAGTCAGAGCTGCAGTGATATTGTCTCCAGATTCTGCAGATTTTAACAGATTCTCATTCCCAGtcaacaaagcagagacaatcataACATTGGAGATTTGTAACGGGAcccaaaaaataaagaaacaagtCACAATTCTGGTCACCAGCTTGGTCAATGAGTTACTGCTAAAGAAAGCTGTGCTATTAACTCCTTGGTAAAGATGAAAGTAGACGTAAGTCAATGTGAAGGATGAAGCCACAAATATGATAATTTCCCAGATTAAAGTAGCCACTCTTTCAACATCGTTCCGATAGCGTAGACTGCACTGAAGTCGCCCTTCTCTGTCCAAGCTTAGAGTGCGCTGTACGGGAGCATAGCATGATAAAACTGCACTTAACATCCACATAGCACTCAAAAggatcttctttccttttctgccaAGCTTGTTCCATTTCTCAGGATGCAGCACTTGGATGTATCTCTGCATGCTcatcaaaatcacacacagtacGCTGCAGTAGAGGCTTAAGTAGACCACATAGGAAAGAAGCTTACAGAAAACCAAGCCAAACACCCAGCCATGCAGAAGAGCCCAAATCCAAACCGGCAGAAAAAGCAGAGTGAGTAGATCTGATATTGCCAGGCTTAGCATCAGTCTCTGGGTGAAACTGCCTCTCTTCATCCATCCAGCAAGATATATCACTACTGCTATGTTACCAGGGACTCCCAGTATGAAAAAAACTGCAAGCAAACTACTACCAATCAAGTATTCAGCTGTGACAGGAGAGGTGAGTGAGCTGTTGGATGAGTTGAGCTGCTGCATGGTTTAACACATCTGAGGTGAAGCTGAGTCAAAGCAGTAGATTTTCAAGAAGCAGAAGAGTCGGTATCTGTGGTTACGTATGTACCTATGTGAAAAAAGCGTTACTGGCATCACTGATGAGAAAGAAATCTAACAATGTGTATTACAATTTTGGATTCATTTATATTGATGGTATTTGAAAATTGTCatcaataacaaaaataacaaaaatgatcTTTATTGCAGAAGAAATCAGGATCAACCACCCAAGCTCAATTATAGTATCAGTGTTAAATTCATTGCAAAATCTACAAACAACAAGTTCAAATAAACTTTTTCAAAATTATTAATCAGAGGGGTTTTTTTAACACACTCAGCTCTGTGTTCCGAGCCCAAGGCTAATCAATGCCAAAATCAATTTTTCTAAACCTCTTTATAGTTGATCCACTTGTCAAATAGTGAACCTGATCCATTTTTCATAAAGGAATGCCAAAATAATCCACGAGGAGTGACTGGAATTCTTGTTTGTCCTCACAAACCCGTCAAGCACATTGATTAGTGTGACTAACatcaaagaaacaaataaacgaGCAAATTATTATTACCTGCTTTCATACACAATGAGAAAGACCATAACAACATGCTGGAACTCATGGGTTAGTGTTTATTGTAAAAGGCAAAGAAAGAGGATGTGGTTTGATGAGGGAACGAACCGTAAGTGTTTTTCACACACCATAAAAGCAATCccttacacacagacaaacaaattgtGCTTCTTATTAATCTGCAAATCTAAGATTAACAGTTCAGGCTCATATACTCATGTGATTAATAATTAGTCAATGCTTCACTTATGTCTAAAATTATGTATCCATCACACCTTTATGTATTTGGTGAACATCCCATTTCAAAACTTTGAACATTTAGCATGTTCCTTTGCTATATGCTAAACCCAAATTCATTGGTCAGACTGTGAAATAGACAGGCATCACTTCAGAGAACACATTTTAGCTGCTGGTTTTATATACCACTGCCATGGGAATCTATTCTTGTGCTTACAATGCATCCAAAGCCAGTTTGGATCTCAACTGTAAGTGAGGACTGGTGATACCTGCTACACATATGAGTACTTCATGATCCTGCTCTTAGAGTTTACATGGTCCAGGTCCTAATGGCAGAGCTTTTGCTCCTAATTTCTTCTGCTTCAGAATAATGGCCCTTACAAGAACAGAAATTTGAGAATCCGACATGCGGCAAAGGTACCATCCTCTGACAGTGGCATGTTGAAAGTCATTGATCTCTTTAGTACAACTTGATGTAGTGGGACGTTTGTCTATAATGCTTGCATGGCAGGATGAAATGTTTTCTGAAGCCTTTAGCAATAAGTGATGTTAAAATAGATGGTTACAGGAAATCCCATGATGAAATGCTACAAACCTTCCTTATCCTGGAAAAACAGAGTTCACATCATTCACATCAGATCTAGGCAATGGTTTTGAATATACTTTTGTATGGATGGctttgagttcaaatcccagcattgCCAAGAGTCCTTAACTTACaagtcagttgtataaatgtgataaaaGTGTGACCAGCAAGTGATTTAGTGAGTAAGTGAGATCTGTGAGTTTGCATGATCTAGCTTTTTGTGGCTGAGGTGTTGCTACCCCTATTCACTTCTGCTtcagaacacacagcacttacCGTTGATCAGGGCAGAAGTATTACACAATGACTTGTTGGCGACCTCTGATAGTTCTGTATTGAAAGTCAATAAACTTTGTGCAACTTGTTCTACTGCCAATGTTTGTCTGAGATCATCGAGGATGAAGGTAGACTAGTTGAACCCACTAATTAAAAAATTATCcattaaatgtatttcaaaTATAGAATGCAGCTGCAGATCAGACTTGCGCTATGGGTGGGACAAAACTGTTCATTCAAAACTGTTCAGATTGTTGATCTATCATGAAATGCTCTGTTTGGGTCAAGCCACAATATTTAAATTAGCATTTGAgactttatctttatctttccAGAAAATAAATTGATATCTGTTTAGGCTCGTTGGTCGATGCTGTACATCACTGTATTTTCAATTACCAATTATCACATTTGACAATTTAAACAACTTCATTGACCTTTTTCAAACCTCTATATTATGAAGGAAGGAAgtattttctgttctttatgCTGCCAGTGAGCCGctacagagaagagagaaggcATACAGGAAGTTGTTAACACTACATCACAGTATGTATTGAGGGTGTGAAACTGAGACATGGGAACTGAAAGCAAACCAAATGTTTAACCATATTTAACCTTTTATATTTAACCATAAATATCAAACAATATATGATGAAATACAAAGCATTTTCATAGAAACACCACTATATCcactcattcatgcaattatccaatcaaccTAATGTGGCAGAATTACAACAATGGTAAACAGGTCAAAAGCTTCAGTTGACATCAGAAATCCATGGGTGAGCTTAGTGTCTCTGAGTGTGGAATGGTTGTTTGTTCAGTAATTCAGAAATACAGACTATCCATAggcttttcacaaaaaaacataaaatatccATTGAGTAAAAGTTCTGAGTGTGGAAAAGCCTTGTTGAAAAAGAGAAGTTAAACACAAATGGCCAAAAATTAAGGCATTATAGAGTATACAACATGCCAAACCATGGGTATATGGGCTACAaaagcagaagaccacatcaagTCCTTGCAACTAAGCTAAGAATAGATGTGAGCTACATTGAGTGGGTACAAAGTAACCAAATCTGAACCCGATCAGCTTAAAATTGGCAGAAATCTGACTTCACTCATCAAGAAACAGTTCTCATACCGGAGAACATCAAGTCTCTTGTTTTCCTCTCAAAACACACATGTAGAAAAAATGCAACCATGAATCACATTTTGAGTTAGCAAAGGTAACAAGAAGTATATGAAGAACATGTTACAGGAAATTATATTATGCAGGCAtcacttttttaaaaagtaaacaccTTTTATTCAAGCGTTTTTAAAATCTGCCCTGGTTCTCAGTGTTCACTTACTGTAACATGCATGAGCTCATTTGTTTCTGAAATGCAGCAGGTGAAAAATGGAACACAGTTGCCAGATCCCAGTCACCTTTCAGCACgacacattttaatttctaatggataaaaaaagaatatatatctTATACTATatgtagtttatataaattgtaCATGTATATGCAATGGAATGTACACCCTCTAAAAAGCAGCATTAGCTTTTTTGGGATCTTTGCCAAATACATTTAGCCAGTTTCATTTACAAAGTGGAAAATTACCAAATCTTTAACCTTTCTTGAGTGCCTCGTGTCCTTATGATGATGAATTacactttaattaattaaaaatgatcttTTTATCTATTAAATGAATGGAGGTGCATTATAAGTTGGACATCGAGTCAATGTCAGGTGAAGTTTAATGATCAAAGGAACGAACATAGAGGTATAAAAGACGTGACTGCTGGAAAAGGTGCTGGCGTGAAGTGAAGGCTTAAGAACAAATGTGACTGTGATAAAATGAAGTGAGGTGGAGAGAAAAAACTATTAAATAGCATGACTGATGAGGCAGGTATAGAGGAAATAGACaagagatggatagagagagaggagggggggcTTTTGTTTTGATGTGTCTATGGTTCATCGGTGTGCTGCTTTAAGAATTTCTTGATCTTCACTTGCTCTGAAAATCCACAGTAAGTCCTAAACCAGATCATTCACCTAAACACTGTAGAGAACCAAGGTTACATTTAAGGAACAATCATCCCTGAACAGTCTGCATTAATCTTTATAACTAACTTGACTACCTGAGCTGAGTTTCAGTTCAGATGAATGTCAGCtccaaaatattaaacatgaagCTCTCTTGAAACCGAGTAATACTTGAATTGTGCTTTGAGATCAATACTCTTACAACTTACAATACACTGCACTGTAACCAAGTGCAGGTCTGGACAatgagggtaaaaaaaaaataatttatgtaaGTGCTTCAGGAATCATGAAGTCTTCACTCAATACAACCTTCACCGCACACTACACCTCTCTCATTAGATCAATACTCATGAGCCATGCAAATTATGAACTGGCATATGTGAGCTCATGCTAGAACAaccttttttattaaattaccCAGTAATGCTTTATGTTACCCAGAATTTTTTTGCAAAATCTGAGGAGCAAAAAATCAAAATGACCACCTCAAATATTTTAGCACCTCCGGTACTGAGATGACTCAGACAAGCCGATCTCATTGGGGAATTTAATGTGCCTGAATTAAGTTCCAACAGCAGGGTGTGTAGATAAGAAATGTGAGAAATGCCAAGCTGATAAGATTGAAGAAGGCTGTCACATTCTTGAATCACTGCTTGACACGCTATTTGACTAGCATTAAAGAACAAGACA encodes:
- the LOC113653367 gene encoding C-C chemokine receptor type 8-like: MQHLNSTNSSLTAPVATENLIASGVLAVCFILGVPGNIAVMVRLSGWLKRGSFTPRLMLSLAISDLLTLISLPLWIWALLHEWVFSLVLCKLLSYMLYLSFYCSVLCVVLMSMQRYIQVLHPEKWKKLGRNGKKILLSGMWMLSAVFSCYAPVLRDLSLDTGGRFQCTLRYQNKAERVLTLIWEIIILVASFTIVSYFYFHLYRGVNNSAFFSSNSLTKVVTRIVVCFFIFWIPNQISDILIIFATFTENDSLLRSAVSRENVTRALAFLNSCVNPFLYTFSARALQQGTAGTNDP
- the LOC113653365 gene encoding leukotriene B4 receptor 1-like, which codes for MQQLNSSNSSLTSPVTAEYLIGSSLLAVFFILGVPGNIAVVIYLAGWMKRGSFTQRLMLSLAISDLLTLLFLPVWIWALLHGWVFGLVFCKLLSYVVYLSLYCSVLCVILMSMQRYIQVLHPEKWNKLGRKGKKILLSAMWMLSAVLSCYAPVQRTLSLDREGRLQCSLRYRNDVERVATLIWEIIIFVASSFTLTYVYFHLYQGVNSTAFFSSNSLTKLVTRIVTCFFIFWVPLQISNVMIVSALLTGNENLLKSAESGDNITAALTLINSCVNPFLYVFSARALRQHQHGMDNT